The following are encoded together in the Sebaldella termitidis ATCC 33386 genome:
- a CDS encoding YARHG domain-containing protein — MKKFFLLIFFLLILSCNKNSSYIETLKKVKFDKPIMLTDVSKTGWFLKKDIYLEDIIYDTIAFATFEDFAHGNDKKYVDFEGNYNSEYYISDYLKILESIKNESKWKIDKMTNDKWMATISYGDYIARIIFYTEGNFVSVDLNDLSVESLKSFYTYNYYEDFSVEYKKLDRPSYIVGWYVIDEAKYKEKVKEKTKSETSKNEDASSDEETEINLEEIYNTKDTSKLSKLNEIELKILQNYPFAKDGYVFETPELKEYFENQSWYEPSTTLSNNEISIKNKDDEWFIYMKKYNNF, encoded by the coding sequence ATGAAAAAATTTTTTTTACTAATTTTCTTTTTATTAATCTTATCTTGTAACAAGAATTCAAGTTATATTGAAACTTTAAAAAAAGTTAAATTTGATAAACCAATTATGCTTACAGATGTAAGTAAAACTGGTTGGTTTTTGAAAAAAGATATCTATTTAGAAGATATTATTTATGATACTATCGCTTTTGCTACTTTTGAAGATTTTGCACATGGAAATGATAAGAAATATGTTGATTTTGAAGGTAATTATAATTCTGAGTATTACATTTCTGATTATTTAAAAATACTCGAAAGTATAAAAAACGAATCCAAATGGAAAATTGATAAAATGACAAATGACAAATGGATGGCAACTATTTCTTATGGTGATTATATCGCTAGAATAATTTTTTACACAGAAGGAAATTTTGTTAGTGTTGATTTAAATGATTTATCAGTTGAATCTTTAAAATCTTTTTACACATACAATTACTATGAAGATTTTTCTGTTGAATATAAAAAACTTGATAGACCATCTTATATTGTTGGATGGTATGTTATTGATGAAGCTAAATATAAAGAAAAGGTAAAAGAAAAAACTAAAAGTGAAACTTCAAAAAACGAAGATGCAAGCTCTGATGAAGAGACTGAAATTAATTTAGAGGAAATTTATAATACTAAAGATACTTCTAAATTATCTAAACTTAATGAAATAGAGTTAAAAATTTTACAAAATTATCCTTTTGCTAAAGATGGGTATGTTTTTGAAACTCCAGAATTAAAAGAATATTTTGAAAATCAGTCTTGGTATGAACCTAGTACAACTTTGAGTAATAATGAAATATCAATAAAAAATAAAGATGATGAGTGGTTTATATATATGAAAAAATATAATAACTTTTAA
- a CDS encoding TIR domain-containing protein, producing the protein MARKTFISYKYSEACDLRDKILDSLGEDAKYYNGETSDSPDLTDKKTETIKEILKDMIYGTSVLIVILSPKIKESEWIDWELEYSLKEIKREDRTSKSNGIVAVVMKYNKSYDWFITNSENCHGTSTLKYDDSKLYSIISENHFNSIPPKYHCSECKTYEADLGSYISYIKEDDFLLDPNKYIEKAYEKSNRLSDFKLKKQK; encoded by the coding sequence ATGGCAAGAAAAACTTTTATCTCATATAAATACTCCGAAGCTTGTGATTTAAGAGATAAGATATTAGATTCATTGGGTGAAGATGCTAAATATTACAATGGCGAAACAAGTGATTCACCTGACTTAACAGATAAAAAGACAGAAACAATTAAAGAAATTTTAAAGGATATGATATATGGAACTTCGGTATTAATTGTTATATTATCTCCTAAAATAAAAGAAAGTGAATGGATAGATTGGGAATTAGAATATTCTCTTAAAGAAATTAAAAGAGAAGATCGAACATCAAAAAGCAATGGAATTGTTGCAGTTGTGATGAAATATAATAAAAGCTATGATTGGTTTATAACTAATAGCGAAAATTGTCATGGGACTAGTACCCTAAAATATGATGACTCAAAATTATATTCAATAATATCAGAAAACCATTTTAACTCAATTCCACCTAAGTATCATTGCTCAGAATGTAAAACTTATGAAGCTGATTTAGGTTCTTATATAAGCTACATAAAAGAAGATGACTTCTTACTTGACCCCAATAAATATATTGAAAAAGCTTATGAAAAAAGTAATAGATTAAGCGATTTTAAATTAAAAAAACAAAAATAA